A window from Akkermansia muciniphila encodes these proteins:
- a CDS encoding sugar phosphate isomerase/epimerase family protein codes for MLVFSTCWNSHRHQDGEEMIDEILSLGFDHVELSHGIKLSLLPGIMKAVEAGKVQVAGVHNYFPAPIDEVGDAPDSRPFTADLSQVRSKAIELTKKSMEQGAALGAGYIVLHMGTVEPLVKRTDTAHLQSLARQGMVGTESFAGTKGEFVRRRNGMAPVYLERAREAIRQLLPGAAELGVKLGIEGRSHYEQVPSEDEMDLLMQEFGENPFIGYWHDFGHIQRKHNLLILNHEQFLRRMSHHLIGGHVNDVKWPSRDHQVPLLGGGVPFERLLPFFPHGVPLVWELSGRASAEDIRAARELWTEKFPQTLD; via the coding sequence ATGCTGGTATTTTCTACATGCTGGAATTCCCACCGTCACCAGGACGGAGAAGAGATGATTGATGAAATCCTCTCCCTGGGATTTGACCATGTGGAGCTTTCCCACGGCATCAAGCTCTCCCTCCTGCCCGGCATCATGAAGGCGGTGGAAGCAGGGAAAGTTCAGGTGGCCGGCGTTCATAATTATTTCCCCGCTCCGATTGACGAGGTGGGGGACGCTCCGGACAGCAGGCCGTTTACGGCGGATCTGTCCCAGGTGCGCAGCAAGGCGATTGAACTGACGAAAAAATCCATGGAACAGGGCGCGGCCCTGGGAGCGGGATACATTGTCCTCCACATGGGTACGGTAGAGCCTCTGGTGAAGCGTACGGATACGGCCCATTTGCAGAGCCTGGCACGGCAGGGAATGGTGGGAACGGAGTCTTTTGCCGGAACCAAGGGAGAGTTTGTGCGCCGCCGCAACGGAATGGCTCCTGTTTACCTGGAGCGCGCCCGTGAGGCCATCCGGCAGCTTCTCCCTGGCGCCGCGGAACTTGGCGTGAAGCTGGGCATAGAGGGGCGCAGCCATTACGAGCAGGTTCCCAGCGAGGATGAGATGGACCTGCTGATGCAGGAGTTTGGAGAAAATCCCTTCATTGGCTACTGGCATGACTTCGGCCATATTCAGAGAAAGCACAATTTGCTTATCTTGAATCATGAGCAGTTTCTTCGCAGAATGTCCCACCATTTGATAGGGGGTCATGTAAACGACGTCAAGTGGCCTTCCCGGGACCATCAGGTTCCCCTGTTGGGCGGCGGGGTACCGTTTGAACGCCTGCTGCCCTTTTTCCCGCATGGAGTCCCGCTGGTTTGGGAGCTTTCAGGCCGCGCCTCTGCGGAAGACATTCGTGCGGCGCGTGAGCTGTGGACTGAAAAATTCCCGCAGACGCTGGACTGA
- the panB gene encoding 3-methyl-2-oxobutanoate hydroxymethyltransferase, whose translation MNQSLEKAERIRACKNRRHVTLVTGYDYPTGRLLDEAGVDIVLVGDSVGMVLLGFPDTTHVTLDHMLHHVEAAARGVKNALLVGDMPIHTYDTVEDAVQSARRLFQAGADAVKLEGGASQAEKIRAIVDSGIPVVGHIGLLPQKVLEEGGYKIKGKSSAEAEALVRDVKAVAEAGACAVVVEGVTAHAARQITVHSPIPTLGIGSGAHTCDGDVVVIHDLVGAFPWFVPAFVKPRADVAGSMTAAVREWMKDSYTEPGSIKLP comes from the coding sequence ATGAATCAATCTCTTGAAAAAGCGGAACGCATCCGCGCCTGCAAGAACAGGCGGCACGTAACGCTGGTAACCGGTTATGATTATCCCACGGGCCGTCTTCTGGATGAAGCCGGCGTGGACATTGTTCTGGTAGGGGATTCTGTGGGAATGGTGCTTCTGGGGTTTCCGGATACCACCCACGTGACGCTGGACCACATGCTCCACCATGTGGAAGCTGCGGCCCGTGGCGTAAAGAATGCTCTTCTGGTGGGGGATATGCCTATTCATACCTATGATACCGTGGAGGATGCCGTGCAGTCCGCCAGGCGCCTGTTCCAGGCCGGAGCGGATGCCGTCAAGCTGGAGGGAGGGGCATCCCAGGCGGAAAAGATCCGCGCCATTGTGGATTCCGGCATTCCTGTGGTGGGGCACATCGGCCTTTTGCCGCAGAAGGTGCTGGAGGAAGGCGGTTACAAGATCAAGGGGAAATCCTCCGCGGAGGCGGAGGCCCTGGTGAGGGACGTGAAAGCCGTGGCGGAGGCGGGAGCCTGCGCCGTGGTGGTGGAAGGCGTGACGGCTCATGCGGCCCGTCAGATTACCGTCCATTCTCCCATTCCCACGCTGGGCATCGGCTCCGGCGCTCATACATGCGACGGGGATGTAGTGGTGATTCATGATCTGGTGGGCGCATTCCCGTGGTTTGTCCCTGCCTTCGTAAAACCCCGCGCGGACGTGGCCGGCAGCATGACTGCCGCCGTCAGGGAATGGATGAAGGATTCCTATACGGAACCGGGCTCCATCAAGTTACCATAA
- the folK gene encoding 2-amino-4-hydroxy-6-hydroxymethyldihydropteridine diphosphokinase, translating to MKRAGIALGSNLGDKNSLMVQARDHLLQMSLSDDPFLQSSLYATSPQGCPHGADDYLNAVVEFTWPGTVEELLVHCQGIERALGRVRSGIRCEPRTADVDIIYVGDMVVNDSPRLILPHPRAHLRKFVLKPLSDIRPDLILPRQDKTVAELLAELDTDEADPLLVSERW from the coding sequence ATGAAGAGAGCCGGCATTGCACTGGGTTCCAACCTGGGGGACAAGAACAGCCTGATGGTCCAGGCCCGGGACCATCTGCTGCAGATGAGCCTGTCTGACGATCCTTTTTTACAATCTTCCCTGTACGCTACCAGTCCCCAGGGCTGCCCGCATGGAGCGGATGATTATTTGAATGCCGTGGTAGAGTTCACCTGGCCCGGCACGGTGGAAGAGCTGCTGGTGCACTGCCAGGGAATAGAACGTGCGCTGGGGCGCGTCCGCTCCGGCATCCGCTGTGAGCCCCGTACCGCGGACGTAGACATCATTTATGTGGGAGACATGGTGGTGAATGATTCCCCGCGCCTGATTCTTCCCCATCCCAGGGCCCATCTTAGGAAGTTTGTCCTGAAGCCCCTTTCCGATATCAGGCCGGACCTCATTCTGCCGCGGCAGGATAAGACGGTTGCCGAGCTGCTGGCGGAACTGGATACGGATGAGGCTGACCCGCTCTTGGTTTCGGAACGCTGGTAA